GGGAACAATTCTATGGGTCTCCCTTCTATGAGTTCTTCTAAAAACACCAGGATCAATATCCTCCACATATTTCATAACCTTCAAGATCTGTTCTCTTGTTGCAATATCATTAAAATTAGAAGTTATATAAGACCCGTGAAGTATAGGAAAATGATTTCCCTGTCTTCCTACACACATTTTATGAATCTGCCTTAAATTATTAACCTCTTTTTTAATTATCGCGGGGTTAACAACCTCTGTAGGTTCATCATTCATTCTCTCTACAACTTTATCCAGTTTTGATTGGGCTAACTTTGCCTCTTGTATACCTAATGTATACTCACGGTCTAACCTTTGAAGCTCTTTAGTAGAGTTTATTAGATCTGTTAATGCTGTTTTTTGTAAAACTGTGTAACCCATCTCTATAGAAGGAAATACAGGATGTTGAGTATGATTTGCAAGCTCTCTAACATTATCAATTATAGACTTTTCAGCAGATGAACGTTTTTTTTGTAGAATCTTTAAAGACCCTAGTCTACTATCTAGAGCTCCTGAGAATTTATCCTTCTGCATTCTTAGGCCAGAAGTACCTCTGCTTTTTTTATTTTTAATAGGTTCCTCATCTGAACCTAAGGGGTTTACATCACCTAATGTAACCATCTCTAACCACTCGTCAAAATAGTGTACAGGTTCTCCATGGATATTATCCTGTATAATAACAGAGAGGTTTTCCAACTGATCCCTATTTACCAAGGTAGGAAGTAGTAAAGCATATCTTAGTAAAAATTTCTTTTCCAAGGACAGAGCGTTCCCTACTTTTTGGGATAGAGCCTCTATAAAGTCCCAATATACAGGTTGAAGCCTATTTCTAAACATAGTTTTATCCTGGGGATCCTTGGCTTTTAAAAATTTAGCCAGGGAAGAGTGGAGTTTCTGAGCTATCTCTCCCTCACCTTGTAACGCTCTTTTATAGTACTTTTCATCATATAAATTTTTAACTGGTTTAGTTTTAAAAACAGTTATTTCTTCAAACTCTTCCCTATCTACTACCTCATTTCCATCAACTATTTCATCTTCAAAAAGATCATTAAAAGATGGATTTATATTAAGATCAACAGGAGAATCATTATTATTAGACCCCTTTGAAGGTAGTCCAAGAATATCATCTAAATCACTCATAATCTAATAATAGCACATTCTTATTAAATTTAAAAAGACAACTTGCTTTTTAAAGTTATAAAAAATATTATGAGCTATGTTTCCTTATATTTTAGTTTTTTCAATACTATTTCTAATAATTATTTTACTTTTTTATACTAAAGGAAGTTATAAGGAGATAAAACAGGTAGCAACGGAACAACTTCCAACAGGAAAACCATGCCCGATATGCCAGTGGCCCCTTCAGAAAAACGAAAGAGTACACTCAATAATATATAGATCCAAGGGTGATACAATTATGCATATATATGGCTGTCCCTACTGTTACAAAGAGCATCCAAAAACTAAATATAAAGAGAAATCCCAACGTATATGCCCATCATGTAAAAAAGAACTTCAATCAAAAGAGTTTGTAATTGCCAGATTGTTTGAAAAACCCGGTAAAAACCATGTTCACGTTTTAGGATGCTACAGATGTAGGGGAAAAAGATAATCTTTCTAGACCAACTTATCTACTTCTGATATTATCGTTTCCATGAGTAGTTATAATTTTACAGAGATAGAAAAAAAATGGCAGAATTACTGGGAAGAGAATAAGACATTTAAGGTAACTGAAGATCCTAGTTTTCCTAAAGAGAAAAGAATGTACGTTTTGGATATGTTTCCATATCCCTCAGGAGCAGGTCTCCATGTAGGTCACCCTGAAGGTTATACAGCAACAGATATGTACTGTAGATACCTAAGAATGAACGGATACAATGTCCTCCATCCTATGGGTTTTGACTCATTTGGTCTCCCAGCCGAAAACTACGCAATAAAAACAGGAACACATCCTGAAGCAACAACAGTGGCTAACATTGATAATTTTAGAAGACAGATAAAGTCCCTAGGATTTTGTTATGACTGGGACAGGGAAGTTTCAACACATACATCCGAGTATTACAAGTGGACCCAGTGGATATTTTTACAACTATACAAGAAAGGTCTCGCATACGAAGCAGAGACTCCAATAAATTGGTGTCCTGAGTGTAAAACTGGACTAGCAAATGAAGAAGTAAAAGACGGAGGCTGTGATAGATGTGGAACTAAGGTTTCAAGAAAAAATCTAAGACAGTGGATGTTTGAAATAACAAAGTATGGTGACAGTCTACTAGAAGGGCTAAATAATATTAGCTGGACCGAATCTGTAAAAGCTATGCAGAATAACTGGATAGGTAGGTCGGAAGGGGCTAATGTTGTATTTAAGCTAGAGAAAGGTGAAGGTGAAATCGAGGTTTATACAACTAGACCAGACACTCTTTTTGGGGCAACATATATGGTTTTATCCCCAGAACACAAACTAGTAGAAGAGATAACAACTAATGAGTATAAGGATGCTGTTGAAGATTATAAAAACCAGGCAGCCTTAAAATCAGATTTAGAGAGAACTGACCTAGCTAAGGGTAAAACTGGGGTTTTTACTGGAGCATACGCTATAAACCCTGTAAATGGAGACAAAATCCCTGTTTGGATATCTGATTATATTTTAATTTCCTATGGAACCGGTGCTATTATGGCTGTTCCTGCCCACGATGAGAGAGACTGGGAATTTGCTAAAACTTTTAATCTACCTATAAAACAAGTTGTTTCTAGAGATGGAAATATTACAGAACTTACCGAAGTTTACCCTGCTAAGGATGGAATTGCAGTTAACTCTGGAAAATTTGATGGTATGAAAACCCAGGATGCAATAAAGGCTATAATTTCATGGTTAGAAGAGGAGAAAATTGGGTTTAAATCTGTTAACTATAAACTAAGAGACTGGGTATTTAGTAGACAGAGATACTGGGGAGAACCAATACCTCTAATTCACTGTCCAACATGTGGTACTGTACCTGTTCCTGAGAATGAACTACCTTTAGAGTTACCAAATGTTACTAGCTATGAACCATCAGGAACTGGGGAATCTCCCCTTGCAAACATTGATGAGTGGGTTAATTGTAGCTGCCCTAAATGTGGTGAAGCTGCAAAGAGAGAGACAAACACTATGCCACAGTGGGCTGGTTCATGCTGGTACTACCTAAGATATATTGACCCAAAAAATACAGAAGCTTTCTGCTCTAAAGAGAAGGAAGAGTATTGGATGCCTGTAGGCTTATATGTGGGAGGAGCTGAACACGCAGTACTCCACCTATTATATGCACGTTTCTGGCACCATGTTTTACACGATTTAGGCCTTGTATCAACAAGAGAACCATTCCAAAGATTAATAAATCAAGGAATGATCCTTGGAGAGGGTGGAATTAAAATGTCTAAATCCCTTGGTAATGTTATTAATCCAGATGATGTTATTAAAGAGTATGGCGCAGACTCTATGAGACTTTACGAGATGTTTATGGGACCTTTAGAGGTAACAAAGCCATGGGATACAAGTGGGATTTCCGGTGTTTACCGTTTCTTAAACAGAGTTTGGAACATGGCAAACCGAGAGGTTTCAGAAGAGGCTCCAACTAAGGAACAGTTAAAGAGTCTTCATAAAACTATAAAAAAGTTAACCCATGATACTAGTAGATTAGAGTTTAATACAGGTATTGCCCAGATGATGATATTTGTTAACGAGAACTACAAGGATGAAAAGGTAAATAGGGCAATATTTGAACCATTTATTAAATTACTTGCTCCATATACACCACATATTGCAGAAGAGATATGGCAAATTCTAGGGCATGATACAATTATAGCAAATGAGACATGGCCAGAGTTTGATGAAGAGCTAACAAAGGATGATGAAGTAACAATTGTTATTCAAGTCAATGGAAAGTTAAGAGCAAAACTTCAAATGCCAGCTGATATATCTAAAGAGGATATGGAAAAGGCAGCTTTTGAAGATGACAATATAAAAACCCATACTGATGGAAAAACTATTGTAAAAGTTATTGCTGTGCCAGGGAAACTAGTTAATATTGTTGCGAAATAATTTTTAATATATTAAAAGGGGCTGTTGCAAAAGTAATATTTTGTAACAGTCTTTTTTGTTTATAAACATAAAGAATATAAATTATGATAAAAATTGTATAAAAACGGAAGAAAATCCTCTTCTAACAGCTTTTTAATTTAAAGTTAGATTGTAATACCAAATAAAATGAGACGACTTATAATAGTTATCAACTCTAAAGTCTAAGCGGAATTTTCAAGGGTATGGTAAAATGGGATACCAAGTTCATTTCTTGCTAGTCTATAACCCAAGTGAATAATATTCATAGACATACACATCAGATTCCAATCTGTATGTATACCTTTAATCCCTTTTCTTAAGAACCTTTTAAATGACCAGTTATTTTTTATCTGTGCAAAAGCTCCTTCAGCTTGAATACTTCTGTTAACCCTTATCTCTTTACCTAAGGGACTAGAAATCCTTTCAGTAGATTTTCTCTGAAACTCTGCAAGAGTATGATTTATCTGTACCTGTTTATATTTTGCTTTACTTTTTTTCATACAGGCAGATTTTACAAGGCAACTTTTACACCCTCGTTTACATCTGTATACATGCGTAACTTGCTCATTACCATACTTATCCTTCTTAACTTTCAGATGTTTTAGAACTAACTTTTTACCTCTAGAACAGATGAAACAATCATTGTCCTTATCATAGGTCATATTATCCTTTAGCCCAATGTCTGATTTTACTTTCCTCTTTTTTGAGTGTTCATATTTCATTGGCTTTATATATGACTCAATGTCCCTTTTTTCCAATGCCTCATGGTTGTGCTGACAATCATACCCACTATCAGCACAATATTTTTTATACTTCCAATCTATTCTTTCATGCATGTGGTCGATAGCTGGAATCATTGTTGCGTAATCAGTTCTGTCTGAACTAGCGTAGTTTCCAACAATATAACCTCCATCAACTAGAACCTGAAGATTATATGCAGGTTTCAATTGTCCATTCCGCATATGGTCCTCTTTCATCCTCATAAAAGTAGCATCGGGATCAGTTTTACTCATACTATTTCGCTCGGGCATAGCATCTAGTTGATTCTTGTAATCCTCTAATTTCTTTAAATATATGTTAGTATCTCTAAATATTCTCTGTTCCGCTGTAATCCGATGACCACGTCCTGTTTTATTTGGCTTCAGGTTATCAGTAGTTCCCATTAAATACTCTATTATACTTTTTAGAGCATCTTCGGGAGAACTATTCTCTAATTCTATTGGATATAAGTTTACAGATTCATGTATTATTTCTTCTATATGATTTATTAGTTTAGGAAGGTTCTTTTTAATAGATTTTTTCCAAATAAATGTATATCTGTTAGCTTTGGACTCAATTTTGGTTCCATCTTGGAAAACTATATTTTTTGTTAATTCTCCCAAAGATCCGAGACGATTAATTTGCTGATAAAAAAGGTTGTCTATTGCATCTGAGTGCTGTTGTATGAATCTATCTATGGTTGAATGGTCAGGAGCTTTTTTACCATCAAGAACTTTTAATAGAAAGAGATCTCTCTTGCATAACTTCTCGGTATCACGAGAGCTATACTTTCCCTGTGTTCGAGCATATAGAAGTATCAGCATCATTGTATAACTATCCACAGCAGGAGGTCGTCCAGACTTCTTCTTAGGTTTTTCAAATTTACTATAATCTAGACCCTGTAACATAAGCATTAGTGCCGCTTCATGGTCTGTTACTTTTAATGGAATAGAAATATTTAAGTCTAAATATGATTGTTTATGATTGCAAAAGTCTGTAATATACATTTACGTGCTCCTTTTTGATGTCAACAACCAAATTTTAGCACGTTGGGACTACTTTGTGGTCCCTTTTATTTTGAAAACTACTGAAAATCACGTTTATAAATAAAAAAAGGCTGTTGAAAGTCATAATGACTTTTGCAACAGCCCCTTTTATATTTATAAAAAGTTTAAATAACTGATATAAATTTAATTTGGAATATTAATAGGAAAAATAGGAACATTATAATGGAATTTTTTGAAGTAATAAAAGTAATTATTCTAGGAATAGTCGAAGGTATAACAGAGTGGTTACCCGTAAGTTCTACAGGCCACATGATCCTTGTGGATCAATTTATGAGTATAGATGCAACCGATGCATTTAAAGAGATGTTTTTTGTTGTTATACAGTTAGGTGCAATAATGGCAGTTGTTGTAATATTCTTCAAAAAATTAATACCACTAACAAATAATAATGGAATTAGAATTCATAAACCTACTATGGTTCTATGGTATAAGATACTAATAGCCTGTATACCAGCAGGAGTTATAGGAGTACTTTTAGATGATAAGATAGATGAACTATTTTATAATTACATAACAGTTTCAATTACCCTAATCCTTTATGGTATTATTTTTATATTAGTTGAAAATCGAAGTAAAAACAGAACTTTTACAGTTAACAAACTTAGTGAACTACCTTATAGATCAGCTCTTTATATAGGGATATTTCAGGTTTTAGCTCTTATACCAGGAACATCTAGGTCGGGAGCTACAATTATTGGTGCAATGTTAATAGGAACATCGAGAACTATAGCTGCTGAGTTTACATTCTTCCTTGCAATACCGGTAATGTTTGGTGCCAGTCTTTTAAAAATATTAAAGTTTGGATTTGTATTTACACAGAATGAAGTTTTTATACTTATTATTGGGATGATAACAGCATTTATAGTCTCTGTACTAACAATAAAATTCCTTATGTCTTATATTAAGAAACATGACTTTAAAGCTTTTGGATTTTATAGAATAGTGTTGGGGGTTGTTGTAATTATTACTCTAGGTTTAATTTAGTTATCCTAAATAGGACTCTAGGCCCTCTTTGTCTAGAATCTCTATGTAGTTATCCTTTTTACGTATAACTCCATCTATTTGCATCTTAGAGATCTCCCTAGAGACAGCCTCCCTGGAGACTGAAATCTTATTTACTAATAGAGAGATTTTATTCTCATTTAAACTAGAACTGTTATATAACAACAGATAGGCTAGCTTCTCCCTTACTGTTTTTAGGGATAATATTTCAATCTTCTTTGTTACCTTGGCAATCTTTTTATAGACTTGTACAGTATACGATAGTGAACTTAAATGCGATAGTTTTCAAGGATAAATGAGATTTCTAAACTACCTATGCGGTAGTGAACTGGAAAGAATAGTTATTGCTTTTACAAACAGATTTCTAAGCTACCCAGCAGGGATCCCCAGTTTAATACAATTATTCATTAGCAGCGTTGGCTCTAAAGGTTTCTCTGATTTCAATTTAACTTTCACAAGCTTTTCGGACTCTGTTTCCTTTAATCTCCTAAGCCAATTCTGAAAGGTTGTTTGTTTAATATTTTTCTGTTTAGTAAACTCAGTTATTGTTCATATGGTTTATCATAATGAACAATAATGGGGGATATTTTTTTTATTGCTTCATTCAACTGAATTATATTCATCTTAAAGACCTTTGTTTTAATCCCTTTTTTTTCAATATATTCACACATAAAAAACATATTTGATTTGATTTCATTCTTATCTTTATCAATATTCAAGTAATTATTGAAAACATCCTCTTCTGTTGTAGGAATATTCCAGTAAATATCTAATAAAGATGATACAACTGAATAACCACAAGAATTATCAAAATTTTGTTCATTTATATAACTAAATCTCATCGTTTCTTTAGGAGTTACTAAGCTAAGTAGTGTTGCAATTATCAGTATCATATAAAAAACTCAAAAATTTGAATGATTAATAATATAAAACTTAAAAATAGAACCAAAAAATTAAAATTGCTTACAATTTTCATGACTAAAACTCCTAAATATTATCTAAATATGCTGGTAAACTCACAGAAACATTCCATAACATATGAATTAAAGTTGTTAAAAGTATATTATTAGTTTTTTTTCTAATATAAACTGATATAAATACCTGATACAACCTAGTAAATAATGAGTAAACAAAGAGTATCCCTGAACCGTTACTAATGATAAATGAATATTCATGGGACAACAAAAAGGGTATTGATATAGCTAATACAGTTATAAAACTTTTTTTATTCTCTGAGTATTCACTCTCTCTTAAAATATATTCTATGAAAAATGCAAATGAAAAAATAAAAAAAAACTCTTCTAAAAGACCAAAAAATGTATACTTGAGAATCTCATAAATTACTCCTCTTAGGAGACCAGTTGTATTAATACTATAATGAAAAAGTTTTGCACTTATTATAGAGTCTTTAATTCCTATTAAATAAGAAATAATAATGTTCAAAGTGATTACAATAACTATTATAACAAACAATCTATCCGATTCAAACTTAAAATTAAAAATAGATTTTCTAAATTTTTTATTTAATATTATTGGGAGTATAACAGCTAGACAGCCTAATAATACATATAATGAAACTTCTACTATATGACTTCTCAAGTTTGATAAAATATCAAGGTCATTCCAAAAAAAACAATATAGAATATCCACAGATATTCCTCTAGAAAAGGCTAATTCCCTATTTGTCAAATAAACTATTGAAATTGAAAGTAAGATCTTAAATCTAAACTTTTTTTGTTTAGTTATACTATTTCCGTTTAAACAATATATGCTTCCAGAAAATAAAGTAATTATACATATATAAGAAATGAATCCAGTATTAAATAGTAATTCCATATTTTTATAGGTTCCAAGTCTCAACTTGGAACCTAATATTATCTCCTTCTTGTTCTTTTTAGATCATCAAGTGAGTTTTGTCTTGCTTTTGCAGCATTTAAATCCGAATATAATTTTTTAGCTTCTGCTGCAGCTGCAGAGTTACCTATTGTTACTGTATAACTAGAATTATAAGTTTTTGAACGATTGGCTTTCATACGAGCATGTACTCCAGCATCTACTCCACCTGATGTTCCATGAGAATTAGTCGTACTTGTAGATGAACTAACTGTATTAGTGTTAGATCTATCTACTGCTTTATGATATTCACTTGATTATTCTCTCTAGCCTTCTTTAAACCTGCTTTAGAATAACCGTAATCTCCAGGATACATCCCTCCAGTTATAATTACAATTTCTGAATCACTTAATTGTATACCATTAATTTCCGAGAATAAATTTTCTTCAAGAGGCTGACTAGATTGCGCTGAAGAAATACTGCTAAAAGCAACTAATAAAAACAAGATTGTTATAATTTTTTTTATTATTTATATTTTCCTTTTTATATAATTTTTTTTACATTGGTACCAAATGTAGAATCAGCATATTTAAAATAAAAAAATAAAGCAAGCATTTTTTTATTGTAAACTATTTCAGTAAACTCAGAAGGAAAAAAATTACTAAAAAGCACATTCAACCTAAAATAACAATTAATATATAATCAAATAACAATGTTAATAAAGATTGGAAAAACCCACTGAAAGTTGCCACTCAAACCCCTCCAAAGTTTACCATAATTTAGGTATTAATGGGTTTTCAATTTAGCATATCAATTAACCTCAATAAATGAGGCATACTTACTACTTTAGAATAATTTAAAAGGAGTAAGTATTGCCTAGAAAGAGGACAGGTATGAAACAGACCAGAGAAATTATTAGACTTAATTATGTATGTAATTTAAGCGATAGGGCTATCAGTAATGTTGTGAATCTATCCAGACCAACTATAGCTAAAATTTGTAAATCCTTTAGTGAGTCAGGATT
Above is a genomic segment from Thiospirochaeta perfilievii containing:
- the leuS gene encoding leucine--tRNA ligase, with the translated sequence MSSYNFTEIEKKWQNYWEENKTFKVTEDPSFPKEKRMYVLDMFPYPSGAGLHVGHPEGYTATDMYCRYLRMNGYNVLHPMGFDSFGLPAENYAIKTGTHPEATTVANIDNFRRQIKSLGFCYDWDREVSTHTSEYYKWTQWIFLQLYKKGLAYEAETPINWCPECKTGLANEEVKDGGCDRCGTKVSRKNLRQWMFEITKYGDSLLEGLNNISWTESVKAMQNNWIGRSEGANVVFKLEKGEGEIEVYTTRPDTLFGATYMVLSPEHKLVEEITTNEYKDAVEDYKNQAALKSDLERTDLAKGKTGVFTGAYAINPVNGDKIPVWISDYILISYGTGAIMAVPAHDERDWEFAKTFNLPIKQVVSRDGNITELTEVYPAKDGIAVNSGKFDGMKTQDAIKAIISWLEEEKIGFKSVNYKLRDWVFSRQRYWGEPIPLIHCPTCGTVPVPENELPLELPNVTSYEPSGTGESPLANIDEWVNCSCPKCGEAAKRETNTMPQWAGSCWYYLRYIDPKNTEAFCSKEKEEYWMPVGLYVGGAEHAVLHLLYARFWHHVLHDLGLVSTREPFQRLINQGMILGEGGIKMSKSLGNVINPDDVIKEYGADSMRLYEMFMGPLEVTKPWDTSGISGVYRFLNRVWNMANREVSEEAPTKEQLKSLHKTIKKLTHDTSRLEFNTGIAQMMIFVNENYKDEKVNRAIFEPFIKLLAPYTPHIAEEIWQILGHDTIIANETWPEFDEELTKDDEVTIVIQVNGKLRAKLQMPADISKEDMEKAAFEDDNIKTHTDGKTIVKVIAVPGKLVNIVAK
- a CDS encoding IS1182 family transposase, with amino-acid sequence MYITDFCNHKQSYLDLNISIPLKVTDHEAALMLMLQGLDYSKFEKPKKKSGRPPAVDSYTMMLILLYARTQGKYSSRDTEKLCKRDLFLLKVLDGKKAPDHSTIDRFIQQHSDAIDNLFYQQINRLGSLGELTKNIVFQDGTKIESKANRYTFIWKKSIKKNLPKLINHIEEIIHESVNLYPIELENSSPEDALKSIIEYLMGTTDNLKPNKTGRGHRITAEQRIFRDTNIYLKKLEDYKNQLDAMPERNSMSKTDPDATFMRMKEDHMRNGQLKPAYNLQVLVDGGYIVGNYASSDRTDYATMIPAIDHMHERIDWKYKKYCADSGYDCQHNHEALEKRDIESYIKPMKYEHSKKRKVKSDIGLKDNMTYDKDNDCFICSRGKKLVLKHLKVKKDKYGNEQVTHVYRCKRGCKSCLVKSACMKKSKAKYKQVQINHTLAEFQRKSTERISSPLGKEIRVNRSIQAEGAFAQIKNNWSFKRFLRKGIKGIHTDWNLMCMSMNIIHLGYRLARNELGIPFYHTLENSA
- a CDS encoding undecaprenyl-diphosphate phosphatase, which encodes MEFFEVIKVIILGIVEGITEWLPVSSTGHMILVDQFMSIDATDAFKEMFFVVIQLGAIMAVVVIFFKKLIPLTNNNGIRIHKPTMVLWYKILIACIPAGVIGVLLDDKIDELFYNYITVSITLILYGIIFILVENRSKNRTFTVNKLSELPYRSALYIGIFQVLALIPGTSRSGATIIGAMLIGTSRTIAAEFTFFLAIPVMFGASLLKILKFGFVFTQNEVFILIIGMITAFIVSVLTIKFLMSYIKKHDFKAFGFYRIVLGVVVIITLGLI
- a CDS encoding helix-turn-helix domain-containing protein; amino-acid sequence: MLYNSSSLNENKISLLVNKISVSREAVSREISKMQIDGVIRKKDNYIEILDKEGLESYLG
- a CDS encoding CPBP family intramembrane metalloprotease; the protein is MDILYCFFWNDLDILSNLRSHIVEVSLYVLLGCLAVILPIILNKKFRKSIFNFKFESDRLFVIIVIVITLNIIISYLIGIKDSIISAKLFHYSINTTGLLRGVIYEILKYTFFGLLEEFFFIFSFAFFIEYILRESEYSENKKSFITVLAISIPFLLSHEYSFIISNGSGILFVYSLFTRLYQVFISVYIRKKTNNILLTTLIHMLWNVSVSLPAYLDNI